The genomic window TGTCCGACGACGCGCTGGAGGACATCCTGGAGGTCGCGCGCTGGTCGGGCAGCGCGAGCAACCGCCAGCCGGTGGAGCTCGTGGTGGTGCGCGACCCCGCCGTGCGACAGAAGATGGCGGACAACGGCGCTCGCGCCGCCGGCAGCGCGCCGGTCGCGATCCTGACGGTCACTCCAGGCGACCCGGAGCGCCCCGAGCTCGAGGCCTTCGACAACGGCCGCATGGTCGAGCGCCTGATGCTGGCCGCTCGCGCCCACGGGCTGGGCTCGAACGTCATGACCCTGAAGGGCGAGGGGCCGGAGATCATCCGCAGGGAGCTGGGCATCCCGCCGGGACGCAAGGTCTGGACGGTAGTGAGCATCGGCCACATCGACCGCGAGGCGCGCAGGGCGCGCCCGCCGAACCCCAACGCCGGCCGCAGGCCGCTGGACGCCTTCGTGCACTGGGAACGCTGGTAGCATCTCGTAGCCGGCGGCGGACCAGATCTAATGCTGCCGAAGGCCGCCGGGCGAAGAGCTTTCCGAGCCTACCGGCGCTCGATCAGGCGGAACCGGACGCCACAGACGACCACGGTGTCGCCATCGGCCACGCAGCCGCGGGCGAGGGCGGCCTGCATGATGCGGGCTCTGTCGGCGACCTCGAAGTCGAGGCCGGCAAGGCCCTCGCCGCGCCCGTCTCGCGCGGGGACGAAGCGCAGGACGGCGTCATCGAGGGCGATCTCCGGGCCCCGGGGGCCTACGCTGACCGCGCGCTCGATGACTTCGCCCCAGCGCCGGGCCAATGCCGGAGGATCATCCGTCTGGACCTCAGCGGCGGTCATCGCCCGGACAAGCCCGGTACGGGCGGCCTTCCAGTCGGGCCCGGCCGGCCGCCAGGGACCGTCCGGGCTGGCGTCGTCCTGGTCCTGGCGCAGCTCGACGATCGCTCCGGGCACATCGCGGGGGTGGAGCTGGATGCCGGCGCTCTCGCGGCGGCCGCGGGCGACGTCGTCCAGGACGAGGCGGATGCCCATAGAGAGCACGCGCTCCCGCGCGGACAGCACGTCGTCGGTCTGCATGATCACCATGTAGCCGCCATCGCCGCCGCGCCGTTCAAGGTAGCGCCCGGCGGCGGTGCCTTCGCGGAAGGGCGCGACGACTTCCAGGAAGTTGTTGCCGACGGGCATGAGGAAGTTGCGCAGGCCGAAGACCTCGACGCCGGCGTCCCGGTGACAGACGGCGAGGCCGAAAACGGCGGAGAGGTCCTCTTCCGCCTTCTGCAGGTCGCTGGCGACAAGGCATATCTGGCGCATGCGGAGCATCGGTCGTCTCCTATCGCCCCTTGAACACTGGCGGCCGCTTTTCGCGGAAGGCGCGCGCCGCCTCCCGCGCGTCTTCGGTGGTCCCGGAGGTGAGGTGACGGACAGCCTCGACGTCCAACAACTCGGCGAACGACATGCGGTCGGCGTCATTCAGGTTTTGCTTGATGTAGCGCAAGGTGATGGGCGCGGAGTCCGCAAGCTTCCGGGCGACCTTGTAGAGGGAGGGCAGGTGTACCTCGTGGCGGAGGGGGAGGGATTCGAACCCCCGGTGGACTTGCGCCCACTGCTGTTTTCAAGACAGCTGCATTAAACCGCTCTGCCACCCCTCCGCAGACATTGTACCCAAGTGGCCGAGCCCGACATCCTCACCCCGGCGGCGGGATCACCCGCAGGCCCAGGCGCGCCATCTCGTGGCCCTGCACCAGCAGGTGCAGCGAGTAGGAGCCATAGCGCTGAAAAGTCACGTTGTTGAAGCCGACGATGATGCGCGCAGTCGATTCAAGCATGCCTGCGGCGGGCTGGCCGATGCTGAACTGCGCCTGGACCGGCGGCGCCACGTCGCCGCCGTCCTCGTCGATGAGCCGCACCACCAGCTCCTTCGTGCCCTGTTCGGTCACGCTCGCCCGCACCTGCGCGACCAGCGCGAACGACGGGTGCGTGGCTGGCACCTGCCGGGCGTGTATGACGTCGATGCCGATGCCGAGGGCATGGAGCTTTCCCTCCGCCACTGCGGCGTCGGCCAGGAAGGCGAAATCAATCTGCACGCGCCACCTCCTCGTCCCTCCCGGCCCAGGGCCCCACCGGCTTGCGCGCGGAGGCTCCGCCTCCCCAAGCGAGCAGGAGAAGCGCGAGCGCGCACAGGGTCGTGCCGATTCCGGCCAGGGTCGTCCTTTCGCCCGCCGCGTCGGCGATGAGGCCAACCGGCAGGCCGGCCAGGTTTGTGAGGCTCCAGGCCAGGTTCATGAGAGCGGTGATCCGGCCGAGGTAAGCGGGGTCCGCGGCCCGATAAGCGGCGGCGTTGTTCAGGGCCTGGAACGCGCTCGCGGCCGCCCCCACGCCCACCATGGCCGCGAGCGCGGTGATGAAGCCCGGCGCGAGGCCGGTGACGATGAGCATCAGGCCAAAACCGAAGGCGGCGCCGCGCAGCAACGTGAACACGCGCGGCGAGTCGGCCAGCGGGGCGATCAGCACCGTCGCTACCAGGCCGCCGATGGAGGAAACGCCGACCATCACCCCGTAGCCGCTTTCGCCCGCGCCGAGCACGTTAGCCGCAAACCGGGGCAGCACCACGAAATACGAGAACCCGATCAGCGTGACGAGCAGGAACGCGATTACGAGCTGGCGGAGGAGGGGGCGGTAGATGACATGGCGGAGCCCCATGCCCAGGGAGGCAAGCACGGAGTCCACCGAGGCCCCACCCGGCCGGCTCGGCGGCATGGCAGCGAGAGGCAGCATCGCCGCCGCCATCAGGCTGGAGACCAGGAACATGCTGCCGCCGGTGCCGGCCTCCGGCAGAGCCACCAGGCCCGCGACGAGGAAGGGGCCGACGACCCGCGTGAGGTTCAGCGAGGCCTGGAACAGGGCCGTGGCGTTGCCCAGGCCCTCAGCCTGGACAATGGAACCCATATAGGCGATCTGCACCGGCCCGAGCAGGGACAGGCACATCCCCACCACCACCGCGAAACCGAGCACCCAGGGCACCGAGACCAGGTCCGTGGTGATGAGCAGGCCAAGGACGAAGGCGCCAGCGCCCATCGCGGCCTGCCCGCCGAGGAGCACCAGGCGCTTCGAGAGCCGGTCCGCGAGGACGCCGGCAACCGGCCCCAGTAGCAGCATGGGCACGCCCAGGGCGAAGGTCACGCCGCCCACGCCGCGGTTGGTCCCTGTCAGGTCCGCCATCACCACGAAGAGCGTCGTGATGCAGGAGACAACGCCCAGCGTAGTGAAGAGGACGTTCAGCCAGAGGGCGCCGTAACCGCGAAAGCGAAAGGCGGCAAACGTCGAGCCCGCCCATGACGGCCGGACGGCCGCGACCCGAAGCGCCTCGGCGTCACCGCCCCCGTCCAAGGCTATGGAAGGCGCGCCGCGCCCTCGGCCGGGAGCACTTCGAACGCGTTGAGGACGCACGCGATCATCGTGTAATACCCGAACAGCGCGGTCAGGTCGACGACTCCCCGTTCCCCGAGCAGCGTTGCGGCCTTCTGGTACGTGTCGGAGGACAAGCGGTGCTTCCCGAGCAGCTCGCGGCCATAGGCGACGATCACCGCCTCCTCGTCGCTGAGGCCGCTCAGCGGCCCCCGGTTAGCGATCGCTTCGATCACTTCCTCACGCACGCCTGCCTGGCGCCCGAGCCGCGTGTGCGCGGCCCACTCGAAGTCGCAGTCGGACTCGCGCGCCGCCGTCAGGATCGCGACCTCTCGCTGCATGGGCGTAAGGGCGGAATCGAAGCGCAGGTAGTGGCCGAGGGCGGAGACGCGCTCTGCGGCCTCCGGGCTGTGCAGCAGCGTCGGGAACGGCCCCACGATGGCGCCACGGCTGCCGGCGATGGCGTCGAAGACGGCGTGGTGCTCCGGCGAAAGGGAGGACTTGTCGGTGATCTGAGGTATTCGTGGCATGACGGCCTAAGAGTACTACGACCTGGCCGCTGCGGCCGCGGCGAGTCTGGTCTGTAGGGGGCGAAATGCTAAACTCCGGCTTGTCACCCCGTCGCGCCGAGTCAGCCCACCACTCTCTCCGGGAGGTCCCGTGAAGGTCCACGAATATCAAGCCAAGGAACTGCTGGCCTCCTACGGCGTGCCCGTCCCGCGCGGCCGCGTCGCCTCCACACCAGCCGAGGCAGGGCAGGTGGCCGCGGAGCTGGGCGTGCCTGTCGTCGTGAAGGCGCAGGTGCACGCCGGCGGCCGGGGCAAGGGCGGCGGCATCAAGCTGGCGAACACGCCGGACGAGGCCGAGGCAGTCGCGTCCCAGATCATCGGCATGACGCTGGTCACGCCGCAGACCGGGCCGGAGGGGCGGCTGGTGCGACGCGTGCTGGTCGAGGAACAGACGGCGATTGACCGCGAGCTCTACCTGGCCGTACTCATCGACGGCAGCATAGGGCGTCCGGTCCTCATGGGCTCCTCCCAGGGCGGCATGGAGATCGAGGAAGTGGCCGCCTCCAATCCGGACGCCATCTACCGCGAGGACGTCGACCCCGCCGCGGGCTTCCAGCCCTACATCGCCCGCGAGCTCGCCTTCGCCCTGGGCCTGGGAGGCGACCAGCTGCGCGCGGCGACCACCCTCTTGACGGGCCTGTACAACCTGTTCATCGACAAAGACTGCTCGCTCGCCGAGATCAACCCCCTCGTGGTGACGAAGGACGGCCGGGTGCTGGCGCTCGACGCCAAGGTGAACTTCGACGACAACGCCCTCTTCCGCCATCCCGAGATCGCCGCACTGCGCGACATCGACGAGGAAGACCCGCTCGAGGTCCGCGCCCAAAACGAGGGCATCCAGAACTACATCAAGCTGGACGGCACCATCGGCTGCGTCGTTAACGGCGCCGGCCTGGCCATGGCAACCATGGACGCGATCAAGCTCGCGGGCGGCGAGCCGGCGAACTTCCTCGACATCGGTACCGTGAACGACCCCTCGCGCGTGGTGAACGCCTTCGGCATCATCACCGCCGACCCCAACGTAAAGGCGATACTCGTGAACATCTTCGGCGGCATGGCGCGCGTCGACGTGATCGCGCAGGGCATCGTCGAGGCGCACAAGCAGATGGCGGTGCGCGTGCCGGTAGTGGCCCGCCTGGCGGGCACGAACCTGGAGGAAGGCGCCCGCCTCCTCGACGAGTCCGGCCTCAGGGTCGAGCGCGCCGCGGACCTGGGCGAGGCCGCCCGCAAGGCCGTCGCCGCCGCGGCCGGGAACTAGAAGGGCCTGCCATGAGCATTCTTGTCAACTCCAGCACTCGCGTGCTCGTCCAGGGCATCACCGGCCGCGAGGGCGGCTTCCAGACCGAGCGCTGTATCGAGTACGGCACCAAGGTCGTCGCCGGCTGTACTCCCGGCCGCGGTGGGGAGACGGCCTTCGGCGTGCCCGTGTTCAACACGGTGAAAGAGGCCGTCAAGAAAGCGGGGCCGATCGACTGCTCCCTCATCTTCGTGCCGGCGCCCTTCGCCGCCGATGCCATACTCGAAGCGGCCGACTCCGAGATCGGAGTCATCATCTGCATCACCGAGGGCATTCCCGTCATCGACATGATGCGCGTGAAGCGCGCCCTGCGTGGCAGCGGGATCACCTTGATCGGGCCCAATTGCCCCGGCGTCATGACCCCGAACGAATGCCGCGTCGGTATCATGCCCGGCAGCGTGTACACTCCTGGCCACGTCGGCGTCGTGTCCCGCAGCGGCACTCTCGTGTACGAGGCCGTCGACCAGCTGACCCGCCGCGGTATCGGCCAGTCGACCTCGGTGGGCGTCGGAGGCGACCCGATCATCGGCACGTCTCAACGCGAAGTCCTGGAGATGTTCAACAACGACCCCGACACGGCAGCCGTAGTCCTCATCGGAGAGATCGGCGGCACCGCCGAGCAGGAGGCGGCCGAGTACATCAAGGCGGAGATGCGCAAGCCGGTCATCGCCTTCATCGCCGGCAGCACCGCCCCGCCGGGACGGCGCATGGGCCATGCGGGCGCTATCATCGCCGGCAACACCGGCACGGCCGCGGCCAAGAAGGCCGCCCTGGCCGATGCCGGCGCCGTGATCTGCGACTCGCCCGCCGAGATCGGCGCGACCACGGAGCGCGTCCTGCGCGAGCGCGGCCTGCTCTAAGACCGGACCGCAGCGTCCCGGCCCCGGGCTTCCGAACGGCTTAGCGCTCGGGCTTCGTCCTCGGCGCCCTTACAGGATAGGCGTTGGCGTGCGCGTGGGCGTCGGCGTGTGCGTCGGGAGCGGCGAGGGAGTCCACGTCGGGATCGTCGGGTTGTAGGTCGGGCTTGGCGTGACCGGGATGGGCGTCGGCGCCGGTGGCTGGGTCGGTGCCGGCGGCTGCGTAGACACGGGCCGCGGCGTGGGACTCGGGGTCGCCGTCGGCGGCGCAGCCGTCGGCGAAGGCTGAGGCGTTGGCGTCGCGGCCGGAGCGCGGACGAACACCGTGCACTCAGACACGATGTCCCTCTCCCCGGGCTTCGAGAAAGTAACGTCGATGACGTACTCGTCATCGCGGCCGGTCCCAGAAGTCGCCAGGGCGACGACCTCGAGGGTCAAGGCGGCGGACGCCTTCGCCTCCAGCGCCCGGGCGATCGCTCCCTCCGACTTCGGCGAGACTCCGACCTTCGAGATCTGGAAGCCAGGTAGAGCCGAGGCTTCGAACGTCAGCGTGTAGCTGTTCCCGCGGTCCAGGTTGTACCTGCCGGTGCCGCAACCGATCTGGCGCACCCCCGGCGTAGTCGTGGGCAACGCCGCGAGCCCGCCGCCGGCCGCGCCCTCGCCTCCATCCTCGATGGAAGCGCCAAGAGCGAGGCCCAGGTAGACGGCGACGACGAGCGCCGCGCCGAAGAGGACGGTCAGGGAGATGCGCGCCGGCCCTTGCTCCTGGAACCAGTCCCTCAGGCGGTCCCACGGCCGCTTCGGCGGCAGGCCCGAGCCAGAACCCATGCCCGCGAGGTAGGGGTCTCGCTCGAAGCGCAGGCGCTCCTCCTGCACGGCCGCCTGCGAGGCAGCGGCCGCCCCGGCCGCGCGCCGGCCCGGGCGGCGCGGCGACGGCGTTTCCGGCGTTTCCTCCCCGCCTTCCGCGGCCGCGCTTTCTTCCTCGGCCGCCGCGGCGACGGCGAGACTGGCTGCTGGAGCGTCGCCAGCAGCGAGCGTAACGTCCGCGTCCGCAGCTGATGCGAGGTCCGAGACGGCGGCGAGCTCCGGCTCCGTCTCGGGAGCGGCGTCCTCTCCCCGACGATCTCGGGCTTCGAGGGTCGCTGGCAGGCCGGCGTCGCCTTCGTCTGCTGACGGAAGGGGCGTCGGAGACACCTCTTCGTCCTCTCCCGAGCTGCCGTTGCCGCCCGAAGCAGGCACGCCGGCAACGGCGAGCGGCAGCGCCGCTTGCGGGCTCGCCGCCGGCTCCGCTTCCGGCGTCGCTGTGTCCCAGAGGCCCTGCGGGGCCGGCACGAGCTCGAAGGCGGCAAACAGGGCGGCCGGCGACGGGAAGGAGCGCCGCGTCTGCCTGCAGGCGCCGCAGCCCTCTGCGTGCCGGGCGATCTCGCGCCGGAGCGATGGCCCAAGGCTCGGATGCTGCTCTACGAGCGCGGCGAGTTCGGCGCAAGCCTCGCGCCCGCGGTGGTACAGCAGGCTGGAAGTGAAGGACTCTTCGAAGAGACCACGCAGGCGGCCGAGGATCGCGTAGATGCCGCTGTGCGACATGTCCGTCGCGTCCGCGATCTCGTCCGCCGAGAGGCCGCGCCTGAGCGCCAGGTCAAGGAGACTGTAGTCTCGTGGCCTCTGGGAGCGCGCGGCCTGCCAGACCCAGGCGTTGAGTTCCTCGTCCCCACCGCCCGTTGTCAGGCTGAAAGAAGCGTCGACCGGTGAGAGGGCGGCGCGCGTCTCGTCCGCGGCGCCCGCGCGCGTGCGGACTCGCTCCAGCGTCTCGTCTCGCACGGTGGCCAGGGCCCAGGCGTAGAACGAAATCCCTTGCGGCCGCTCGCTTGAGATGAGGCGGTCAAACGCGGCGCGGGTGGCGTCTGCTGCGACGGCCGGATCGATGGAGATACGGAGCGCGAGGTCGTACAGGCGCGACTGGATCCGAGCCCTCAGCTCGTCCAGCGCTTGCCTGTCGCCCGCGAGTGCCTGCTCATGGAGCTCCGCGTCGGCGGGGTCGCTGGCGGTCATAAGTCAGGCAGAGTGTAGCGGAAGAGCGGCCC from Dehalococcoidia bacterium includes these protein-coding regions:
- a CDS encoding MFS transporter — protein: MDGGGDAEALRVAAVRPSWAGSTFAAFRFRGYGALWLNVLFTTLGVVSCITTLFVVMADLTGTNRGVGGVTFALGVPMLLLGPVAGVLADRLSKRLVLLGGQAAMGAGAFVLGLLITTDLVSVPWVLGFAVVVGMCLSLLGPVQIAYMGSIVQAEGLGNATALFQASLNLTRVVGPFLVAGLVALPEAGTGGSMFLVSSLMAAAMLPLAAMPPSRPGGASVDSVLASLGMGLRHVIYRPLLRQLVIAFLLVTLIGFSYFVVLPRFAANVLGAGESGYGVMVGVSSIGGLVATVLIAPLADSPRVFTLLRGAAFGFGLMLIVTGLAPGFITALAAMVGVGAAASAFQALNNAAAYRAADPAYLGRITALMNLAWSLTNLAGLPVGLIADAAGERTTLAGIGTTLCALALLLLAWGGGASARKPVGPWAGRDEEVARAD
- a CDS encoding carboxymuconolactone decarboxylase family protein, translating into MPRIPQITDKSSLSPEHHAVFDAIAGSRGAIVGPFPTLLHSPEAAERVSALGHYLRFDSALTPMQREVAILTAARESDCDFEWAAHTRLGRQAGVREEVIEAIANRGPLSGLSDEEAVIVAYGRELLGKHRLSSDTYQKAATLLGERGVVDLTALFGYYTMIACVLNAFEVLPAEGAARLP
- the sucC gene encoding ADP-forming succinate--CoA ligase subunit beta, which translates into the protein MKVHEYQAKELLASYGVPVPRGRVASTPAEAGQVAAELGVPVVVKAQVHAGGRGKGGGIKLANTPDEAEAVASQIIGMTLVTPQTGPEGRLVRRVLVEEQTAIDRELYLAVLIDGSIGRPVLMGSSQGGMEIEEVAASNPDAIYREDVDPAAGFQPYIARELAFALGLGGDQLRAATTLLTGLYNLFIDKDCSLAEINPLVVTKDGRVLALDAKVNFDDNALFRHPEIAALRDIDEEDPLEVRAQNEGIQNYIKLDGTIGCVVNGAGLAMATMDAIKLAGGEPANFLDIGTVNDPSRVVNAFGIITADPNVKAILVNIFGGMARVDVIAQGIVEAHKQMAVRVPVVARLAGTNLEEGARLLDESGLRVERAADLGEAARKAVAAAAGN
- the sucD gene encoding succinate--CoA ligase subunit alpha, which produces MSILVNSSTRVLVQGITGREGGFQTERCIEYGTKVVAGCTPGRGGETAFGVPVFNTVKEAVKKAGPIDCSLIFVPAPFAADAILEAADSEIGVIICITEGIPVIDMMRVKRALRGSGITLIGPNCPGVMTPNECRVGIMPGSVYTPGHVGVVSRSGTLVYEAVDQLTRRGIGQSTSVGVGGDPIIGTSQREVLEMFNNDPDTAAVVLIGEIGGTAEQEAAEYIKAEMRKPVIAFIAGSTAPPGRRMGHAGAIIAGNTGTAAAKKAALADAGAVICDSPAEIGATTERVLRERGLL
- a CDS encoding nitroreductase family protein — its product is MSRRPDDFIRFLKGLRAIREYTPDPVSDDALEDILEVARWSGSASNRQPVELVVVRDPAVRQKMADNGARAAGSAPVAILTVTPGDPERPELEAFDNGRMVERLMLAARAHGLGSNVMTLKGEGPEIIRRELGIPPGRKVWTVVSIGHIDREARRARPPNPNAGRRPLDAFVHWERW
- a CDS encoding VOC family protein; the protein is MLRMRQICLVASDLQKAEEDLSAVFGLAVCHRDAGVEVFGLRNFLMPVGNNFLEVVAPFREGTAAGRYLERRGGDGGYMVIMQTDDVLSARERVLSMGIRLVLDDVARGRRESAGIQLHPRDVPGAIVELRQDQDDASPDGPWRPAGPDWKAARTGLVRAMTAAEVQTDDPPALARRWGEVIERAVSVGPRGPEIALDDAVLRFVPARDGRGEGLAGLDFEVADRARIMQAALARGCVADGDTVVVCGVRFRLIERR